One window from the genome of Plasmodium reichenowi strain SY57 chromosome 8, whole genome shotgun sequence encodes:
- a CDS encoding GTPase, putative: MPNKGKRSYFLYIFYLTFCINLMFIYGFIQKKIYIKSFPNHKHPLYKNNNNDNNKEDLEYKLYKNISFNKIKTNLKNLLVVNKNINISDIKYFSCIGKFHDYEKIENFGVNEICILGRSNVGKSTFLRNFIRYLLKINENKDIKVSKNSGCTRSINLYSFENEKRKRLFIITDMPGLGYAEGIGKKKMDYLRKNLDDYIFLRNQICLFLILIDMSVDVQRIDLSLVDMIKRTNVPFRVICTKSDKYDSNLEGRLNAIKNFYNLDKIPIPISKFSKTNYINIFKEIQYHCNLDK, translated from the exons ATGCCaaataaaggaaaaaggtcttattttttatatatattttatctgACATTCTGTATTAATTTGATGTTTATTTATGGTTTCatacaaaagaaaatttatattaaatcGTTTCCTAATCACAAACATCCgttatataaaa ataataataatgataataacaAAGAGGACTTGGAATATAAACTTTACAAAAATATCAGctttaataaaataaaaacaaacctaaaaaatttattagttgtaaacaaaaatattaatatatcagACATTAAGTATTTTTCCTGTATAg GCAAATTTCATGATTATGAAAAGATTGAAAATTTTGGAGTAAATGAAATTTGCATATTAGGAAGAAGTAATGTTGGAAAGTCTACATTCCTTCGAAATTTTATAAGATATTTAttgaaaataaatgaaaataaagatattaaaGTTTCTAAGAATAGTGGATGTACAAGATCTATAAATCTATATTCTTttgaaaatgaaaaaagaaaacggttatttattataactGATATGCCAGGTTTAGGATATGCTGAAGGGATaggaaaaaagaaaatggATTATTTAAGGAAAAATTTGGATgattatatctttttaaGAAATCAAATTTGTTTGTTCCTTATTTTAATTGATATGAGTGTAGATGTACAGAGAATAGATTTATCTCTAGTGGATATGATAAa AAGAACCAATGTGCCCTTTCGTGTTATATGTACAAAAAGTGACAAATATGATTCAAATTTAGAGGGAAGACTGAATGCAAtcaaaaatttttataaccTTGATAAAATTCCAATACCTATTTCAAAATTTTCCAAAACAAACta tataaatatattcaagGAAATTCAATATCACTGTAATTTAgacaaataa